cggagttgctcgggtttcgcgtacaggccgcggtttgagccgcggttggcCTCTATGGGTAGCTGGCGTTGCAGCGCGTCGCCTGGTGGTAgtagctgggcctggggtggccggagtcgacgacgGCGTCAAgtcgagcggcggccggagttcgggcacctgcgggtttggtgttgtggtgcatgggaggaggagccGGTGGGTGAAACGTGCTCCTGGGGATGCACTGAGTGCAGTGAcgcgctcggtttggacggaggcgtaccaaaacgacgacggcgacaagtctggcgccggtgaggtctcggtctcgacggaaacgaGGGCTACGATGAGCTAGTGGGTATGAGAGTAGGGGGGATCGATAGAGGAGCTCACCgcgagttcagaggtggcctcggcgagctgggGGAGGGGCTGGTGGTGACGAGAGGTCGCCGGTGATCTCGGTGGCCGAACGAAGAGGGCGGCGGTGGTGCcggtgttgcagcgcgtccggggcctcgtggctcatcGAGGGGGTAGAGGACaaagtggcggagctcctgggcatgtccagggagcgagggggaggcagtggccgtggtggtgcttgtcggcggcgacggacCCGTTTGGGTGGGTGAGAGGAAGAGGTCCAGGGGAGGGGAGAAGCcacgggtgagggagagagagatctgGGGGTGCCAGGGGTGTGTGTGGCGGCGTTAGAAGgtccggggaggaagcaggaggtggccaggggcaagCGCGCGCGCGACAAcgagctgctcctactggcagcaGGAAGACGACGCGGTGGGGTGGTGGGCTGGGCTCTCTATGGTGCTGGGCCACAGCTGGGCCGactaggtgggctgcacagtgaggCCAGGTAAGTTTCTGCTTCTTTCCTTTCTGTTTTCATTTATTTAATGCTCTGTtgtttgttttgaattagtaaaaatactaatccattttagaaaattctgaaaataatcataggcacCTTTGGAATTACTCCCAACAGCCTAAAATTACTTTCAAaagtatttgggcatttaaaagtatttatagtattttaagtgcccaaatgcaaatagttatgtcttaactcaaaaatccaaaatggctcCAAATTTTATGaacccatttttggcagaggttttagcccgaaccaaaaatgatgaacatttttgaaaaccatttggattcactgagaatatttttttgttgaacctagtgaattccttttaatgctagggtttaggcaatccccatttcaggtttaactgaaatttagacatgatgcaacaccagatgctagcactaggcattattagaactagggatgtgacacatccactgccgcatcttgcatggctccgcgtcgtccccttcctaggccttgccgtcgcccaccgccgtggtgctctcggcgcggcgtggtcaatgtggtcaacgaccgacttccatcggaagagtactgtacgtggagaggctgacagctgagtccacgacagccgcaaggaagtgcctccttattacgcggaaaataattattcctccacctgacagtggggacccaccggacgggccaccagtattttgcaaaaaaatcgtttccccctgactgcggggacccaccggacgggccaccgtatttcacgaaaaaaatgttccacccgctatcagctcggatataccggaagtgcctccttattacgcacaaaaaatgaatactcccccagctagctaggacccaccttgctgggaggctgacttgtgggcctactaagttgacggggatgaagggctttgtcaacttagtcaatatgaacgattctagctccagtgaccgtacgatgtccatccaacgaccgtagtgcttcttcaacctctggtcttcttgctccaaccgcccaaagcagcaccggtcgtgctgcatgctcctgcctcccgtggtcggttgtgctgccgcagaggcctcaccgccccctactattcccaccgctggccaacccctgcggcgatggcagcctcacaccgcagccaaaccagtgaaccctcgtagtcctctccgcgcgggcttccactgccgcgtcgtccccttcctaggcctcatcgtcgtccaccgccgtggtgctctccgcgcggcgtggtcaacgtggttaaggaacgactttcattggaagagtactgtacgtggagaggctgacagctgggtccacggccacagcccagtttttttgtgatttgccaagtaagtcgctttgtcacgcctgttgagctgcaaatctttcaagacgaggagagctttcattcggcttgcCGAGAAAATGTCCCATCTACAATGAGAAATGcgttatacatttttaaaacacatcaaaattgtaattagtttcaaatatcttttttttcatttcaagattttaaattacattaatttttatgcatggagaatttgttggattttatattgatatacatttatttttaaaatcagtttgaatgtgagtcgaaatttcgggattaaaaacagttcgaaccacaccaaaatatgcaaaatttcgtataattttttaaccgttgccacaatatgggctgtaatgctaacaaaaagaacatgggctccaaaaaaaaccttaagattagcaaatggactgtaaattattagaaataatggcagatgggctgtatgctgttttccacagatttgaggctttcctaaaaaaaggttgacgcacaagcactaactgttggatgtccatccaacggccgtcgtgcttcttcaatttctgctcttcctgctccagccgctcaaacaagtgccggcgggactgcctactccctcctcctcctcgcggccggctgtgctgccgcgcaggcctcaccgcccggccgtactcccatcgctggcctagccaaccctctactcacccacacctgttgttattctccggcgacagcagacgaaccagtaaaccctcgtacagttgtactcccctccgcgtgggcaacaactgccgagtcttccctgcctctgtgtcgtccccttcctaggcctcaccgtcgtccaccgccctggtgctctcggcgcggcgtggtcaacgtggtcaaggaacgacttccatcggacgtggactgtacgtggagaggctgacagctgggtccacggccgcaacaaggaagtgcctccttattatgcgaaaaataatgattcctccacctgacagctgggacccaccgtacgggccactgtatttcacgaaaaaaacgtttccccctgactgctgggacccaccagctacatcttcgcatgcaaggaagtgcgtctaggcaaaaaaacgattcgccccctgactgctgggacccaccagctacatcttcgcaggcaaggaagtgcctgatagtcgggacccacctggtcgaaccgtacctagcgttgtcattctggtcgcgaatgtgtatgtacatactagtcgatgtagaggcgcgcatgtgtcgtagtagaggcgcgcacgtagcatgtacacgtacgtacagcggccaaggtgcaaaaaagaaaatacggccatgtatgtgtacatacgggcggggtctcgaacgcctacccgcgcatatgtacggccaggactcgtgtacatggctgggtcagaatggagaaacatcttcgtcgtcgtgttcatggggaagcaacggaatgcgtcgtgttcatggggaggcaatggaatgcgtcgtgttcatggggaggcaacggaacgcgtggaagccaaccggctgggtcggaacggaatgcgtggtcgtgttcatcgggagggcttggacggaacaggtgatggaaacgaggcctggcataccgcacaacggagaaaatagacctcctacgttcggaacggggtcctgttgatcgggaggggtctagcgtactgcaaaacgaaggaaacggacctcctacggtcaaaacgggggtctagttcatcgggaggggtgtggcgtaccgcaaaatggacgaaacggacttgtgttggagcgctacggtcgaaacggaggtcctgttcatcgggaggggtgtggcgtaccgcaaaacgggactccacgggatactgttcatctccaccgtcgaccccctccagcctccacgagctactgttcatccaccgtcgacctcctccagcctccacctgcgactgttcatccatgggctcctgttcatccagcctccaccgcgcgactccaccggctactgttcaaccagccctctccacgggctcctgttcaaccacccctccacgggctactgttcatcctgccctccaccgtctaatgttcatcctgccctccacggggtggtcctgttcatccagccctccatggggtcctgttcatccagccccaaccggctcgatcgatcggggtcctgttcatccagaggcaacaccacggggtcctgttcatccatccccaccgagaactattcatccaacccccccggcaacgctcactgttcatccagaggcagcatcgatcggcttcagttagcagcagtaccgaaggaatcgctcgatcaggttcagttaacagccatcgattgatcgctcgagttcagtaacgcgtagcctgcagtgcaatcgctcgggttcagttagagccaacgcctcgcacacacgcacgtatgtgtacgagagaaacgcgcatcgctcggcccccgacctcccaccgtaaccgggaactccccaaaattttcctcgccctcgcttctaccacgtttttttccgtcatggacggcccaaagaatgtcatgcagttgcatctccggcccgcctaggacgaaaagcccattttctgtcatgattttttgtcatagaagtacgagcccaccacatctatgatgatatcgggttttgtcacaattatcgtcatagaagtgtcatatgtatgacagaaattttttttgttcagcccaaaatgtcacggatgtgtctttttttgtagtgtctatagagatagatcaagatgcttgatatatttttcaatgagtacataccttgacaagattttgaagtagttcaaaatggaacagtcaaagaaggagttcttgcctgtgtggcaaggtgtgaaattgagtaaagactcaaaacccgaccacagcagaaaatagaaagagaatgaaaagtcattccctatgcctcagtcataggttctataaagtatactatactgtgtaccagacctattgtataccttagcatgattttggcaaatgagtacaatagtgatctaggagtagatcactggacatcggtcaaaattatccttagaggactaaggaaatatttctcggttatggaggtgataaaagagttcgtcataaagagttacgccgatgcaagcttttgacaccgatctagatgactctaagtctcaatcttgatacatattgaaagtgggagcaattagctagagtagttccgtgcagagtattgtagacatagaaattttcaaaatacatacggatctgaataatgttgcagacccgtagactaagcttctttcacaagcaaaacatgatcactcttttggtgttaatcacatagcgatgtgaactagattattgattatagtaaaccctttgggtattagtcacatgaggatgtgaactaatcacataaagatgtgaactattggtgtgaaatcacatgacgatgtaaactagattattgactctagtgcaagtgggagactaaaggaaatatgccctagaggcaataataaagttgttatttatatttccttatatcatgacaaatgtttattattcatgctagaattgtattaatcagaaacttagtacatgtgcgaatacatagaaaaacagagtgtccctagtatgcctctactagactagctcattgatcaaacatggttaagtttcctagccatagacatgtgttgtcatttgatgaacgggatcacatcattagagaatgatgtgatggacaagacccatccgttagcttagcattttgactatgagattatgagattatgcaactcccaaataccggaggaacaccttgtgtgctatcaaacgtcacaacgtaactgagtgattataaagatgttctacgggtgtctccgatggtgtttgttgagttggcatagatcgagattaggatttgtcactctgattgtcggagaggtatctctgggcccactcggtaatgcacatcactataagccttgcaagcaatgtgaccaatgagttagtcacgggatgatgcattacggaacgagtaaagagacttgccggtaacgagactgaactagctatgatgatactgacgatcgaatctcgggcaagtaacataccgatgacaaagggaacaacgtatgttgttatgtggtttgagggataaagatctccgtagaatatgtaggaaccaatatgatcatccaggttccgctattggttattgaccggagatgagtctcggtcatgtgtacatagttctcgaacccgtagggtccgcacgcttaacgttcggtgacggtcggcattatgagtttatgtgttttgatgtaccgaaggtagttcggagtcccagatgtgatcacggacatgaccaggagtctcgaaatggtcgagacataaagattgatatattggaaggctatgtttggacaccggaatggttttggatAAGTTCGGGCaattactggagtaccggggggttaccggaaccccccggggagtcaatgggccttaatgggccatggtggaagagaggaggaggcggccaNNNNNNNNNNNNNNNNNNNNNNNNNNNNNNNNNNNNNNNNNNNNNNNNNNNNNNNNNNNNNNNNNNNNNNNNNNNNNNNNNNNNNNNNNNNNNNNNNNNNNNNNNNNNNNNNNNNNNNNNNNNNNNNNNNNNNNNNNNNNNNNNNNNNNNNNNNNNNNNNNNNNNNNNNNNNNNNNNNNNNNNNNNNNNNNNNNNNNNNNNNNNNNNNNNNNNNNNNNNNNNNNNNNNNNNNNNNNNNNNNNNNNNNNNNNNNNNNNNNCCCCGaaacccaatccgaattgggaagggggacggcccccctttccttctctccttctgcctcttccttcttctcctactccaactagggaaaggggcgaaacctactcctactaggagtaggaatcccccttggggtgcgccatagagagggccgggcctcccctcctccactcccttatatacgggggaggggcaccccatagacacacaagttgacagttggcttagccgtgtgcggtgccccctccacagatttccaccacggtcatatcgttgtggtgcttaggtgaagccctgcgtcggtaacttcatcatcaccgtcatcacgccgtcgtgctgacgaaactctccctcggcctcaattggatcaagagtacgagggacgtcaccgagctgaacgtgtgcagatcgcggaggtgccgtgcgttcggtacttgatcggttggatcgcgaagacgttcgacaaatcaaccgtgttacttaacaattccgctttcggtctacgagggtatgtagacacactctcccctctcattactatgcatctcctagatagatcttgcgggatcgtaggattttttttttaaaatactGCGTTCCTCAACAATATTGCCATTTTAATATCGCAAAACTATGCCAGGGAATCCAACATATCATATTCGATGATCTATAATTTTATGCAAGATTTTATgattaaccatgtgaatgaccagttcctgttaactctctaaatagatataagtgaaacagGAGAGTTTAATTTCTTTTACAAAAGAATCGGCCAagatctaacaaatataagtgaaacaAAAGAGCATTCTGCAGCCAATTGAATTTAGTCTCCGTTGACCGATGTATAGAATTGCCGCAACTACTGTTCAGGATGAGGTGAAGTTGGAACCGACGAAGTGGTGGAGCTGCAATACAGTGACCGCCGGCGAGTTGCAGCGAGCTCGGGCGGCATCTCCGCTACGACCGCAAGGGTGACCGCCTGCGCGGGGAGGATTGGCAGCGTTGACCGGATAAGAGAAGCAAATGTGACATATGACAGTCACGCGGTCTCACATGGGACGCTCGGCATTCGACCGGCCGAAAGTTGGGCCGGCGCCTAGCACTGTCCTATGGGATATTGTATATTTGAAAGTGTTAGAAATTTGCATAAATTCCTTAAACTGCTATTGATCAGTATGTACTGTGCGCTATACATATGTACTGAAATATGGTGTATGTTTGCCCTACAAAGAAATGGTGTATGTTTGGATGTGAAAGATGTGTACAAGAACTTTATGCAATGCTATCACAAAAATTTCTAATGTTAAATATTTAACGTTGTTTAAATATAAATATAGTTTTGTAGACATATATCAATATGTGATTGTATCGTGTATGTCCACATGTTAGAAATTGGCCTAAATTATTTAAGTTGCCATTGGTCAATACATACTTATATGTACTAAAAATGTGAATTATCAAACTAACATGTGGTTGAATGGTTAGAAGGACAGTGGTATCCCAGCCTATCAGGGTTCAAGTCGTAGGCTTTACACCGATGCTCgtatttttctagatttatttcaggTCTTACAACGATGTGCACTCAATGGAGGGAGATATTTCGGTCGACTACAAAGGCGTTTGTGACGAGTGCATCAACCTCAAGTTGATGTGCCAGCTCGGTCTAGGGGcagagtgtgcgtgtgtgcgttcataaaaGAAGTGTATGATCGTTTGCGTCGGTATTGTGTTCAAAAAAAGATGTGTCTACTATATTATTTTTCTCCGTTCGTAAATATAAATCGTTTTAGAGATTTTATAAAaaggactacatacagatgtatatagacatattttaaagtgtagattcactcgtttttgctctgtatgtagtccgtattgaaatctctacaaagacttatatttaggggaCTATAGTAATAATAGTAATAAAAGGTAATTCCTTATCAAGATCTAATACTAGCTAAATTAAGGGCATGCAAGTGCTCTGGCATATTCTGGCTGGAACAAATTTGGAATGGAACCGACACGCACATTAATTAGCATTATTATTAGTTTCCTTATCTACCTGCACGTTTAATGAAGCAATAATTTACTTCCTTATTCGTAGGAGTGCAAATTAAGTCCATATTAGCCTTAGAGAATCTCGATCTCTTGTAATAGCGAGGTAAGAGTAATACTAGCCATCGGATCTCTCCTAATTAACGGCTCGTATCAATTTGGACCATCTGTTGCCTAGAGATGTCACCTCGGCATCGGCGGCGTCGCCATGTCGATTCCATTGCGGAACGTACGTCAACAATGTCCAGCACTCTAGAACGGCGAAGAGGACCCATCATTTCGTGGTACtttaccccctccgacctcgacggGTACCACTCTCTCTATAAAAACACCAAAGATCTACGCGTTCTCAGCAAGCAGCTGCCGCCTGACAGCATTAGGTTACGATGGGGAACCATGCCGCGCCTTACACGGTCATGCTGGCGATCCTGCTGGGCGCCTCGCTCGCGAGCGCGAAGACCCTGCTGCAGCAGCGAGATGTGCTGGCGACCTTCCTGGAGAGCAGGGCGAAGACCCTCGCGACCGGTGCTGTCAACCCGGACACGTGGGCCAACCCCGACAGCAGCTTCAGGCACCTGCCCAGGAGCGCCCCGAGCGCGCCGCCGGGCGCCAGGGAGGCCGACAAGATCGCGGCGCTGCCCGGCCAGCCGCCGCGCGTCAACTTCGACCAGTACTCCGGTTACGTCACGGTGAGCGCGCAGTACGGCCGCGCGCTCTTCTACTACTTCGTGGAGGCCGCGTACGAGGCCTCCTCCAAGCCGCTCGTCCTCTGGCTCAACGGCGGGCCTGGGTGCTCCTCGCTGGGGGCCGGCGCCATGCAAGAGCTCGGCCCGTTCCGCGTGAACCCCGACGGCAAGACCCTGAGCAGAAACAGGCACGCCTGGAACAATGGTGGGTGACTTGACTGATCGACCCTCTTGATTACACAACTCTCATGCGCGACGCGCGAGTCAAGAAGGTATAAGCTGTTATATGTACACATCTTCGCAGTGGCAAATGTGATCTTCCTGGAGTCGCCGGCGGGCGTGGGATTCTCGTACTCGAACACGTCGTCGGAGAACCACGAGAGCGGCGACACGAGGACCGCGGTGGACGCCTACAACTTCCTGCTCAACTGGCTGGAGAGGTTCCCGGAGTACAAGGGCCGAGACTTCTACATCGCCGGCGAGAGCTACAGCGGCCACTACGTCCCCCAGCTCGCCACCGTTATCGTCGCCCTCCGCAAACTCGGCGCCACAAGCATGAACCTCAAGGGGATCTTCGTAAGTTATTGCCTGGTCATGGCAGACTAGTTCAGCACTGATGACATCAATGGCTAATCGGGGTTATCCACGCAGGTTGGCAACCCGTACCTTGATGACTACAAGAACACGAGGGGACGGTACGAGTTCTTGTGGAACCACGGCGTGATCTCCGACGAGGTGTGGGGCAACATCAGCGAGCACTGCAGCTTCGGTCGGTTGGAGGGCAAAGCGTGCGGCCAGGCCAAGGCCAAGGCGTCCGTCAGAACCGGCAACATTGATCGTTACAACATCTACGCTCCCGTCTGCATCAGGTCGCGAGACGGGAGCATCCACTCCAGTAGCTACGTACGTATATATATGCTCTTGCTCTTTCAAAAATCTCATCTGCAGTTAGCGCCAACATATCTCATCAGACCAGAGGAGGTACTGATTAATTAATTAGCTGATGTACGTGGCTGGGACAGTTAGCAGGCTATGATCCGTGCATCGGGCACTATGTCGACGCCTACTTCAACAATCCTGAGGTGCAGAAGGCCATGCATGCTCGAACCAACACTGACTGGTCAGAGTGCGCGTAAGTACACACTTCCTTAAAAACTCTGTCTTATTTACCAGATATGTTTCTAAGCCCACCTTGTTCTGTTCACAGTAACGTAAATTGGAGCGATGCCCCAATTTCCATGGTGCCAACCATTGATTGGCTTGTCAACAACGGATTAAGAATCTGGCTGTACAGGTAACTTACATACGTATTTGCAGACTTGCAGTTCATTCAAAGACACAAAATGAAGAGAAATAAATGGTTATAGTCTTGCTACTCCCATCTCATTACATCACGGCTAATGAACTCGATGACAGCGGTGACATGGATGATGTCTGCCCGATTACGGCGACGAGGTACTCCGTCAAGGATCTCAATCTGACGGTCACAAACCCGTGGCGTCCATGGTACACCCCAGACAGCGAGGTAACTAATTATCCTCTACTATCATATACTACTTTTGTGATTTGACTCTCTATATACACTAAAGTGTGGTATGGTAAAATCTAGGTTGGAGGCTACGCTCAGCAATACAAGGGAGGATTCACATTTGCGTCAGTGAGAGGAGCTGGCCATATGGTTCCTAGCTTCCAGCCTAAAAGATCGCTTGTTCTTTTCTACTCCTTCCTCAAAGGCGTTCTGCCACCTGCGGTCCCGGAATTGAACGCCTGAGCATACATATATATTGCTGGTTATGTGAGCATATATGGAAGTTTTCAGCCGGCTGGACAAACTACTAGTCCAGCCATTTACAAATAAATCAAGTGTGATATATCAAGGTGTCTGATTAGATCTTGGGGAAGTTCTTTCCCACATGATTGGTGTTCAACCGTGTGTACGTTGTCCCAAGAATGTTAGGGACACATTGCTATTTACTCAATAACATAATACATTGTGATTCGCGTAGTGTGGTAAATGAAGTTTTATACAGTAGTCATCAACCGGCAAGGattttagggcatctccaaggcggaCCCTCAAACCGCCCGCATACGTCCAGACCGCATTGCCATCCAACATGGGCCTGTATCGATCCGCGGCGCGGTCCGGGCGTACTTTCTCTCGCAAACCAGAGACAAAGATGAGGGTGGNNNNNNNNNNNNNNNNNNNNNNNNNNNNNNNNNNNNNNNNNNNNNNNNNNNNNNNNNNNNNNNNNNNNNNNNNNNNNNNNNNNNNNNNNNNNNNNNNNNNNNNNNNNNNNNNNNNNNNNNNNNNNNNNNNNNNNNNNNNNNNNNNNNNNNNNNNNNNNNNNNNNNNNNNNNNNNNNNNNNNNNNNNNNNNNNNNNNNNNNNNNNNNNNNNNNNNNNNNNNNNNNNNNNNNNNNNNNNNNNNNNNNNNNNNNNNNNNNNNNNNNNNNNNNNNNNNNNNNNNNNNNNNNNNNNNNNNNNNNNNNNNNNNCCTTCGCCGCTACATCACCACCCCGCCAGAACTCTATGTCTTCGTTACCTCCAACGTTTCATCCGGGCTCCACCCTGCTTCTCCTCCCTCCCTGTTCAACCCCTGTCCTCCGACCGCCCCGCCAGGTACCATCTGCTACTGCTATACTCACCATGACCGACAACTATTCGATGAATTGTCGGAGCTAAAAAAGTTTTCCCTTCTTTCTAGCAATAGATTCTGATTTGAAGTACATATATCAGCACTATGTTGAGTCGTCCGACGAGGACAACTCGGATGAGACGGCGATGATGCATGCGGTCCTTGAAGACACGGAGTTTGCGAAGGAGCATGTTCTCGTTTTCAAGGGCTCGATCTAGGGTCATCGAGTGCTCAATCGCAACAGGGCGCGCAACCATTTGTCACTGATGGCCGACTACTTTGCCCCAGATGCACTCTTCGTTGACTGTTTTTGCCGACGTTTTTGGTTGCGCAAGACTGTTTTCGATCGTTTGTACTATGGCGTCCGGTCCTATCATGACTACTTCGTCTTGAAGAAGGACGCCGTGGGAAGGATTGGCTTCTCTAGTTAC
The Triticum dicoccoides isolate Atlit2015 ecotype Zavitan chromosome 3A, WEW_v2.0, whole genome shotgun sequence genome window above contains:
- the LOC119272050 gene encoding serine carboxypeptidase 1-like, with the protein product MGNHAAPYTVMLAILLGASLASAKTLLQQRDVLATFLESRAKTLATGAVNPDTWANPDSSFRHLPRSAPSAPPGAREADKIAALPGQPPRVNFDQYSGYVTVSAQYGRALFYYFVEAAYEASSKPLVLWLNGGPGCSSLGAGAMQELGPFRVNPDGKTLSRNRHAWNNVANVIFLESPAGVGFSYSNTSSENHESGDTRTAVDAYNFLLNWLERFPEYKGRDFYIAGESYSGHYVPQLATVIVALRKLGATSMNLKGIFVGNPYLDDYKNTRGRYEFLWNHGVISDEVWGNISEHCSFGRLEGKACGQAKAKASVRTGNIDRYNIYAPVCIRSRDGSIHSSSYVPGYDPCIGHYVDAYFNNPEVQKAMHARTNTDWSECAPPCSVHSNVNWSDAPISMVPTIDWLVNNGLRIWLYSGDMDDVCPITATRYSVKDLNLTVTNPWRPWYTPDSEVGGYAQQYKGGFTFASVRGAGHMVPSFQPKRSLVLFYSFLKGVLPPAVPELNA